One Lutzomyia longipalpis isolate SR_M1_2022 chromosome 4, ASM2433408v1 DNA segment encodes these proteins:
- the LOC129796327 gene encoding cofilin/actin-depolymerizing factor homolog, which translates to MASGVTVSDSCKTTYEEIKKDKKHRYVIFYIRDEKQIDVEVVGDRNAEYDQFLDDIQQGGPGECRYGLFDFEYMHQCQGTSESSKKQKLFLMSWCPDTAKVKKKMLYSSSFDALKKSLVGVQKYIQATDLSEASREAVEEKLRATDRQ; encoded by the exons ATG GCATCAGGAGTAACTGTATCGGATTCATGCAAAACCACCTATGAGGAGAtcaaaaaggacaaaaagcATCGCTATGTGATCTTCTACATTCGCGATGAGAAGCAAATTGATGTAGAAGTTGTGGGTGATCGCAATGCCGAATATGATCAATTTCTTGATGATATTCAACAAGGAGGACCCGGAGAATGCCG atATGGTCTCTTTGACTTTGAATACATGCATCAGTGCCAAGGGACATCAGAGAGCTCGAAGAAACAGAAGCTGTTCCTCATGTCATGGTGCCCGGACACTGCCAAG GTTAAAAAGAAGATGTTGTACTCGAGCTCTTTTGATGCGCTGAAGAAGTCTTTGGTCGGTGTTCAAAAGTACATTCAGGCCACTGATCTGTCGGAGGCATCGCGAGAGGCTGTGGAAGAGAAATTGCGCGCCACAGATCGTCAATAA